One window of the Thermodesulfobacteriota bacterium genome contains the following:
- a CDS encoding peptidylprolyl isomerase, translating into MNIPKKQILILFLILSFSISCLSLKTIAETIDKVVAIVNGEVITLTELNEAVNFILKDTEGIINFDGAEKDPAEIKRKVLDRLIDNKLIEQEVKRVRIVVSEREVDNALENMQKENSISKEELVKKLESRGLSLEKYKEQIRQGMEKMMLVNREIKSRIVVNEDELKNYYTDNMDSFRMVTEVRVQHILLPIPPNADEAKIKDVYEKARDLLVKLGNKEDFGKLAKMYSQDTSSDSGGDMGWFKKGEVTPFLEKVVFSLKVGEVSDIITSSLGLHIVKLMDRKEGGVRPFEEVKDEIKDTIYAKRVEKEFKEWFERLRKKSFIKVKL; encoded by the coding sequence ATGAACATTCCCAAAAAACAGATTCTAATCCTGTTTCTTATCCTTTCCTTTAGTATCTCTTGCTTAAGCCTTAAAACAATCGCAGAAACCATTGACAAGGTAGTTGCCATAGTTAACGGTGAGGTTATTACCCTTACAGAATTGAACGAGGCGGTAAATTTCATATTAAAGGATACTGAAGGCATAATAAATTTTGATGGTGCAGAAAAAGACCCGGCCGAAATTAAAAGGAAAGTATTGGATCGGCTTATTGATAACAAGCTGATAGAGCAGGAAGTAAAGAGGGTAAGGATAGTTGTGTCTGAAAGGGAGGTAGATAATGCCCTGGAGAATATGCAGAAAGAAAACTCTATCTCAAAGGAAGAATTGGTTAAAAAGTTGGAATCCAGGGGGTTGAGTCTTGAAAAGTATAAAGAGCAGATCAGGCAGGGGATGGAGAAGATGATGCTTGTAAATCGTGAAATTAAATCCAGGATAGTGGTGAATGAAGATGAACTGAAAAATTATTACACGGATAATATGGATTCTTTTAGGATGGTAACAGAGGTAAGAGTTCAACATATACTTCTTCCAATTCCCCCAAACGCGGATGAAGCAAAAATAAAAGATGTCTATGAAAAAGCCAGAGATCTATTAGTAAAGTTAGGTAATAAGGAGGACTTCGGAAAGCTGGCTAAAATGTATTCTCAGGACACTTCATCAGATTCAGGTGGTGACATGGGGTGGTTTAAGAAGGGGGAAGTAACACCGTTTTTAGAAAAGGTTGTCTTTAGTCTTAAAGTTGGAGAGGTTAGTGACATAATTACCAGCAGTTTAGGTCTTCACATAGTTAAGCTTATGGACAGAAAGGAAGGAGGGGTTAGACCCTTTGAAGAGGTTAAGGATGAAATAAAAGACACCATTTATGCAAAAAGGGTGGAGAAGGAATTTAAAGAATGGTTTGAGAGGTTAAGAAAGAAGTCTTTTATTAAGGTGAAGCTATGA
- the mfd gene encoding transcription-repair coupling factor produces the protein MRDVNLSGERVFYEEPSISKLLKAIDDRKRKIWTTGLKGSSRAFLVYLLKEKLNRVFVIITPTIADAHVFCNDLRFFLGEEDSNASPEQLKCLLYPPWDTFPFDTISPSPNIVCKRLEVFYSLTMGFNPIIITTPSALMQRVIAKGILENAAERIYTGQEINRDRLIEKIVEGGYTHVSVVEAKGEYSVRGGILDIFPPLFENPVRLEFLGDEIESVRHFDVISQRSLNSLEKATILPFREIILNSTTADYADFSLPFFYPKLDTFFDYLPQDAILMMSERWDIEKEQQIYVDEIKECHQKYIRRKEFYPEVYELYLTPDEINSNLERFQIVFLERFDIHQPDETLIEFYTEGNEDIRKESIQLRSYEGILGVFAEKIRIWLEDNHQIFLVCHTDSQAKRLFEILKDYSLPFGLELESSFQSRIKEVNLPGSAPGMRIQLGSLLSGFRWPHTRIIIVTEEEIFGERKRRHPKAKLEDDYRISTFGDLKVDDHVVHIDHGVGLYLGLRKLDVDGIENDYLLLEYMDGDKLYLPVTRLNLLQKYMGVKGHSPKLDKLGGRSWENKKKKVKESIKGMAEELLKLYALRNVQKGFAFSKKDHYYREFEAAFQYEETSDQLEAIESVMRDMEDEKPMERLICGDVGFGKTEVALRASFKAVMDGKQVAVLVPTTILAYQHYQTFVQRLKPYPVFIGMLSRFRTRQEQKTIVNKLKDGEIDIVIGTHRLLQKDVSFKNLGLLVIDEEHRFGVSHKEKLKKLRKLVDVITMTATPIPRTLYMSMMGVRDLSVINTPPEDRLAIKTYITKFEDDIIRRAVLREIEREGQIFFVHNRVESIPAMVRYLRKLVPEASVGVAHGQMEENDLEKVMLSFINKEINFLVCTTIIESGLDFPSANTIMINRADKLGLAQMYQLRGRVGRAKEQAYAYLLVPGKHLVTKDALKRLKALSELTELGSGFRLAAHDLEIRGAGNILGTSQSGHIATVGYDMYIRLLERTIKELKGEEVTNEIQPEINIKIPAYIPEDYIRDTNQRLVVYKRLASISSDEEAEKMRRELTDRFGKIPTLVENLFEVVGIKILFKRFLITSADYNGSEIILSFHPSAEASLEKILQLIASYGERCRFSPDLKLSITFPDGDWKSILNEIKNVLK, from the coding sequence ATGCGGGATGTGAATTTATCTGGTGAAAGGGTATTTTATGAAGAGCCATCTATATCCAAATTATTAAAGGCAATAGATGACAGAAAAAGGAAAATATGGACTACAGGCTTAAAAGGCTCTTCCAGGGCATTTCTTGTGTACCTTCTGAAAGAAAAGCTGAACAGAGTCTTTGTCATAATCACCCCGACTATAGCAGATGCCCATGTTTTTTGTAATGATTTAAGGTTTTTTTTAGGTGAAGAAGATTCCAATGCTTCACCAGAACAGCTTAAATGCCTTCTATACCCTCCGTGGGATACCTTTCCATTCGATACCATCTCACCTTCACCAAATATTGTATGTAAGAGACTGGAGGTTTTTTACTCTCTTACAATGGGTTTTAACCCCATTATTATTACTACTCCTTCCGCATTAATGCAAAGGGTAATAGCTAAGGGCATTCTCGAGAATGCTGCAGAACGTATATATACTGGACAGGAGATCAATCGGGACAGGCTGATCGAAAAGATAGTTGAAGGCGGTTATACCCACGTTAGTGTGGTTGAAGCGAAGGGAGAATACAGTGTTCGCGGGGGTATTCTTGATATCTTCCCTCCCCTTTTTGAAAATCCTGTAAGACTGGAGTTTTTGGGAGATGAGATAGAATCCGTCAGGCACTTTGATGTGATATCTCAACGTTCCTTAAACTCTCTGGAAAAAGCTACAATCCTTCCCTTCAGGGAGATCATCTTAAATAGCACGACTGCCGATTATGCTGACTTTTCCCTTCCTTTCTTTTATCCAAAACTGGATACCTTCTTCGATTATTTACCTCAGGATGCTATTTTAATGATGAGTGAGAGATGGGATATAGAAAAAGAACAACAAATATATGTGGACGAGATAAAGGAATGCCATCAAAAGTACATCAGGCGAAAAGAATTTTATCCTGAAGTTTACGAATTATACCTGACTCCGGATGAGATTAATTCGAACCTCGAAAGGTTTCAGATTGTATTTTTAGAGAGATTTGATATTCACCAACCCGATGAGACTCTCATTGAGTTTTATACGGAAGGGAATGAAGATATAAGAAAGGAGTCCATACAGTTAAGGTCATATGAAGGAATACTTGGTGTTTTTGCAGAAAAGATTAGAATCTGGCTGGAGGATAACCATCAGATCTTTCTGGTATGCCATACCGATTCTCAGGCTAAGAGGCTCTTTGAAATCTTAAAAGACTATAGTTTACCCTTTGGGCTTGAACTTGAGTCATCCTTTCAATCCCGGATAAAGGAAGTCAATCTGCCTGGGTCAGCACCAGGGATGAGGATTCAGCTTGGTAGTCTTCTATCAGGATTCCGTTGGCCTCACACAAGAATTATAATAGTAACAGAAGAAGAGATATTTGGTGAGAGAAAAAGGCGACATCCTAAAGCCAAGCTTGAGGATGATTATAGAATATCGACCTTTGGTGACCTCAAAGTAGATGATCATGTAGTCCATATAGACCATGGAGTTGGATTATACCTTGGATTGAGAAAGCTTGATGTAGATGGAATAGAAAATGACTACCTTCTACTGGAGTATATGGATGGGGATAAGCTCTATCTTCCAGTTACCAGATTAAATCTCCTCCAGAAGTACATGGGAGTTAAAGGGCATTCCCCTAAATTGGATAAACTGGGGGGGCGTTCCTGGGAAAACAAAAAGAAAAAAGTTAAAGAATCCATTAAAGGGATGGCTGAAGAGCTCTTAAAGTTATACGCATTAAGAAATGTGCAAAAGGGTTTTGCCTTCTCAAAAAAGGACCATTACTACAGAGAGTTTGAAGCTGCTTTCCAATATGAGGAGACTTCCGATCAACTGGAGGCTATTGAAAGTGTGATGAGGGACATGGAAGACGAAAAGCCTATGGAAAGACTTATATGCGGTGATGTGGGTTTTGGCAAGACCGAGGTTGCACTAAGGGCATCATTCAAAGCAGTAATGGATGGGAAACAGGTAGCAGTATTGGTTCCAACCACAATACTTGCTTACCAGCATTATCAAACCTTTGTCCAGAGACTCAAACCATACCCTGTTTTTATAGGTATGCTTAGCCGTTTCAGAACCCGTCAAGAACAAAAAACTATTGTCAATAAGCTAAAGGATGGAGAGATCGATATTGTAATTGGGACTCACCGTTTGCTTCAAAAGGACGTGAGCTTCAAGAATTTGGGGTTGTTGGTTATAGATGAGGAACACCGGTTTGGTGTTTCCCATAAAGAAAAGCTTAAGAAACTAAGAAAACTAGTGGATGTGATTACAATGACCGCTACTCCCATCCCGAGGACCCTTTATATGTCTATGATGGGGGTCAGGGATTTAAGTGTAATTAATACGCCGCCCGAGGATCGCCTGGCAATCAAGACCTATATTACTAAATTCGAAGATGATATCATCAGAAGGGCTGTACTTAGAGAAATTGAGAGGGAAGGACAGATATTCTTTGTTCATAATCGGGTAGAGAGTATACCTGCAATGGTAAGGTATCTGAGAAAATTAGTCCCCGAAGCCAGTGTTGGTGTTGCCCATGGCCAGATGGAAGAGAATGACCTGGAAAAAGTAATGCTCTCCTTTATCAATAAAGAGATCAACTTTTTGGTTTGTACTACCATAATTGAATCAGGACTTGATTTTCCCTCTGCAAATACGATTATGATTAATCGTGCCGATAAATTGGGTTTAGCCCAGATGTATCAACTTCGTGGGAGGGTAGGAAGGGCGAAAGAACAGGCATATGCCTATTTACTGGTACCAGGAAAGCATTTAGTAACCAAAGATGCCTTGAAACGACTGAAGGCACTCTCTGAACTCACTGAGCTGGGTTCTGGGTTCAGGCTGGCAGCCCATGATCTGGAAATAAGGGGAGCGGGTAACATTCTGGGCACCTCTCAGTCCGGGCATATTGCTACCGTTGGCTATGATATGTATATCAGATTACTGGAAAGGACCATTAAGGAACTTAAAGGGGAAGAGGTTACCAATGAAATCCAGCCTGAGATTAACATTAAGATACCAGCTTATATACCTGAAGACTATATTAGAGATACCAATCAGCGGCTGGTAGTTTATAAGAGACTTGCATCTATCAGCTCAGATGAGGAAGCAGAAAAGATGAGAAGAGAGCTTACTGACAGATTTGGTAAAATACCCACCCTGGTTGAAAATCTGTTTGAAGTGGTGGGGATTAAAATTCTGTTTAAAAGGTTTCTTATTACCAGTGCTGATTACAATGGGAGTGAAATCATTTTGTCATTTCATCCAAGTGCCGAAGCATCTCTTGAGAAAATCCTCCAACTCATTGCCAGTTACGGAGAAAGATGTAGGTTTTCTCCTGATTTAAAGCTAAGCATAACCTTCCCTGATGGCGACTGGAAAAGTATCCTGAATGAGATTAAAAACGTATTGAAATAA
- a CDS encoding cyclic nucleotide-binding domain-containing protein produces the protein MKDKKTSLQKQLFRKFGKSFPKGAFLFRESESGKEMYIIQSGKVRITKKAGGADKTLAIISGGDFLGEMAVLTDGPRSATAEVVEDSEVLVINPETFEALIQTNSDIAMKILRTLAERIKEANRQIEILSSKDKESGKISE, from the coding sequence ATGAAAGACAAAAAAACCAGTCTGCAAAAACAGCTATTCCGAAAATTTGGGAAAAGTTTTCCTAAGGGGGCATTCCTTTTTAGGGAATCGGAATCTGGCAAAGAGATGTACATTATCCAATCTGGAAAAGTGAGGATAACAAAAAAAGCAGGAGGTGCGGACAAAACTCTGGCTATAATATCCGGTGGGGATTTTTTAGGAGAGATGGCAGTACTGACCGATGGTCCTCGTTCAGCGACAGCAGAGGTGGTTGAGGACAGTGAGGTGCTGGTTATTAACCCTGAGACATTTGAGGCATTGATTCAGACAAACTCGGATATTGCTATGAAGATACTGAGAACATTGGCGGAGAGAATCAAAGAAGCCAACAGACAAATAGAGATTCTGTCATCTAAGGATAAAGAAAGTGGTAAGATTTCAGAATAA
- a CDS encoding YihY/virulence factor BrkB family protein, with translation MFKSDVVYHFRNFWDIIIESFRSYRLNGGLNLSAAIAFYSILSIIPFLFLMLSLAGYVLGSSEEIYRAAVSFTRDFIPQMNTMVFDETKRIMDKSEVLGWVGVLSLIWTATLVFTSLEFALNTIFKVKKKRNFFYSKLLTFTMIPFGCVIAIVSVLITAFAKALDKAGSFIIYGIDLRIFFAGNILIRYLFPFLLTISIFTLIYKVIPNTKIRLRHCMIGGSLCAFLWEGAKYLFAWYVSRNPNYGVVYGSLEAIIILVLWIFYSSCILLFCAELVSAYYRRDVTLLRKAFM, from the coding sequence ATGTTTAAAAGTGACGTTGTTTATCATTTTAGAAACTTCTGGGATATAATCATAGAATCCTTTCGTTCCTACAGACTAAACGGGGGGCTGAATCTGTCGGCTGCCATAGCATTCTACTCGATACTGTCCATAATCCCCTTTCTTTTTCTCATGCTGTCATTGGCAGGATATGTACTTGGATCCTCGGAAGAGATATATAGAGCTGCTGTTTCTTTTACCAGAGACTTTATTCCGCAAATGAACACGATGGTTTTTGATGAGACAAAGAGAATAATGGATAAAAGTGAAGTGCTGGGTTGGGTGGGGGTGCTGTCTCTGATTTGGACGGCTACGCTGGTCTTTACCTCGCTTGAGTTTGCACTGAACACAATATTCAAAGTAAAGAAGAAGAGGAACTTCTTTTATTCAAAACTCCTGACATTCACAATGATACCCTTTGGATGTGTAATAGCCATTGTTTCAGTTCTGATAACCGCCTTTGCTAAGGCATTGGATAAGGCAGGCTCTTTCATTATTTACGGAATTGATCTGCGTATCTTCTTCGCAGGTAATATACTCATCAGATATCTCTTTCCATTTTTGCTTACAATCTCTATTTTTACTTTAATCTACAAGGTTATTCCAAACACTAAGATTCGTCTTAGACACTGCATGATTGGGGGAAGCCTATGCGCTTTCCTGTGGGAAGGAGCCAAGTACTTGTTCGCGTGGTATGTGAGCAGAAATCCCAATTATGGGGTAGTCTATGGATCACTTGAAGCTATAATAATTTTGGTATTATGGATATTTTATTCTTCATGTATTTTACTGTTCTGTGCTGAACTTGTTTCAGCATATTATAGAAGGGATGTTACCCTGCTAAGGAAGGCTTTTATGTGA
- the nadA gene encoding quinolinate synthase NadA → MENIELQREIKRLLKEINGILLAHNYQRDEIQELADFTGDSLGLSIEAAKTDCDIIVFCGVHFMAESASILSPDKTVILPRLDAGCPMADMISADILVAKKRENPEATVVTYVNSSAEVKAESNICCTSANAVRVVNSVKSDTVLMTPDKNLAKYVSRFTDKKVLWWEGYCPTHDRLKVQEVLEIKGKHPDALFVAHPECRPEVLELADHVCSTSGMYEYAKRTDNEEFIIGTEAGILYRLRKENPEKKFILASKSLVCPNMKLTTLDSVLNAIIEMKNIVKVPERTRFPAKKALDRMLAVPRDQVLMG, encoded by the coding sequence TTGGAAAATATTGAGCTGCAAAGAGAGATAAAACGACTCTTAAAAGAGATAAACGGTATTCTGCTGGCACATAACTACCAAAGAGACGAAATTCAGGAACTGGCTGATTTTACCGGTGATTCTCTGGGGTTAAGTATAGAGGCTGCTAAAACGGATTGTGATATTATAGTCTTCTGTGGTGTCCATTTTATGGCTGAAAGCGCTTCTATTCTGTCTCCTGATAAAACGGTAATCCTTCCCAGGCTTGATGCAGGGTGCCCCATGGCGGATATGATTTCTGCCGATATTCTTGTGGCTAAAAAGAGAGAAAACCCTGAAGCTACTGTTGTTACCTATGTCAATTCGTCGGCTGAGGTAAAGGCAGAAAGTAATATCTGCTGCACATCTGCCAATGCTGTCCGGGTGGTGAACTCTGTAAAAAGCGATACGGTGTTGATGACCCCTGATAAAAACCTGGCAAAATATGTATCGAGATTTACCGACAAAAAGGTTCTCTGGTGGGAAGGCTATTGTCCTACACACGATCGCCTGAAAGTACAGGAAGTATTGGAGATTAAGGGAAAACACCCCGATGCCCTTTTTGTGGCACATCCGGAATGCAGGCCTGAGGTACTTGAACTGGCAGATCATGTTTGCAGCACTTCAGGGATGTATGAGTATGCTAAAAGGACAGATAATGAGGAGTTTATAATAGGGACTGAAGCGGGGATACTGTACCGATTAAGAAAAGAGAACCCTGAAAAGAAATTCATTCTTGCTTCAAAGAGTTTAGTATGCCCAAACATGAAATTAACTACACTGGACAGTGTTTTAAATGCCATAATAGAGATGAAGAATATAGTAAAGGTCCCGGAAAGAACAAGGTTTCCAGCCAAAAAAGCCCTTGATAGAATGCTTGCCGTCCCCCGAGACCAGGTTTTAATGGGATAG
- a CDS encoding YebC/PmpR family DNA-binding transcriptional regulator, which translates to MSGHSKWSTIKRKKGKEDAKRGRIFTKLIREITVAAKTGGGDAEGNPRLRTAIANAKTQNMPAENIDRAIKRGTGELEGVSYEELTYEGYGPGGAAVLVDILTDNKKRTVADIRHAFSKNNGNLAEAGSVAWVFEKKGIIVFDKNKVEEDKLIDLALEAGAEDVREGENEYDVVTAPGDFEKVKEAIDRANLKYELAEVSMIPKSTVKLDEKEAQQILRLMEMLEESDDVQKVYSNFDIPDEIMEKLGGT; encoded by the coding sequence GTGTCTGGACATTCCAAATGGAGTACCATCAAACGCAAAAAGGGCAAAGAAGATGCAAAGAGGGGAAGAATATTTACAAAACTGATAAGGGAAATAACTGTTGCCGCCAAAACGGGAGGAGGCGATGCAGAAGGAAACCCTCGTTTGAGAACTGCCATTGCTAATGCCAAGACTCAGAATATGCCGGCTGAAAATATAGATAGAGCTATTAAACGAGGTACCGGGGAATTAGAAGGCGTGAGCTATGAAGAGCTTACATACGAGGGATACGGCCCGGGAGGGGCTGCTGTGCTGGTTGATATATTGACTGACAACAAGAAAAGAACAGTAGCAGATATAAGGCATGCATTTTCCAAGAATAACGGGAATCTGGCAGAAGCAGGGAGTGTCGCATGGGTTTTCGAAAAAAAAGGGATAATAGTATTCGATAAAAACAAAGTAGAAGAAGATAAACTGATAGATTTAGCCCTTGAAGCCGGTGCAGAGGACGTACGAGAAGGAGAAAACGAGTACGATGTTGTAACGGCGCCAGGAGACTTTGAAAAAGTAAAAGAGGCTATTGACAGGGCAAACTTGAAGTATGAGCTTGCCGAGGTCAGTATGATTCCGAAGAGTACAGTCAAGTTGGATGAGAAGGAGGCGCAACAGATACTCAGACTTATGGAAATGCTGGAAGAAAGCGACGACGTTCAAAAGGTTTATTCCAACTTTGATATCCCGGATGAGATTATGGAAAAGTTGGGTGGTACCTAG